In the genome of Mugil cephalus isolate CIBA_MC_2020 chromosome 21, CIBA_Mcephalus_1.1, whole genome shotgun sequence, one region contains:
- the txlnba gene encoding alpha-taxilin isoform X1 gives MMESSVKAAEVLVPPQPNKSSSALEPQSSEAVEVAAAASSDVFDPMKEFSRRLEDIIRTYGSASSLLDKQGVVEADVEKIKEEAKGDITVAMDTEVSLIMQSLSKLSSPEEKLDDLVKKYAELAAMRRCDAQKLCALQQKMSILLEERQQLQAERRSGVAARGELESLCRDLQSHYNMLREETLQRCREDEEKRREITSHFQDMLNEIQIQIEQHSTRNDKLCHENSSLTDKLESLMSQCEKREESLEKINKHRDLQNKLTEAKLQQANALLAEAEEKHKREKEYLLREAIDKTKKCFAMKEQELAMKKKLALYAQKFDEFQATLAKSNEIYVRFKKEMDNMSDKMKKMEKESNLWKTRFENCNKALTDMIQERTEKSKEYDLFVLKIQKLEKLCRALQEERKILYDKIKDVRRSNTEIPFKVFGSSKVDTNPEPKDAGQPALLTSEEVLEIEEKDPVLTEDMARLKEEQAKLQEFAASLLATPNDHEEEESKEEDPEEDMVASAFVHFKTKTQVKEDLVPVPELVEEVKVEQVQNTDVLTSEAPTPEEKTTPQLEEAKVQTQAGEVGEVQQVKPDEKIEPVVSAPEILEEVPVEKESEKQHPAEQEPSGSAPPSDSTPKTDASSDADSKKQAPKKKKKRNSKSES, from the exons ATGATGGAGAGTTCGGTGAAAGCAGCTGAGGTGTTGGTGCCCCCCCAGCCCAACAAATCGTCCTCCGCCCTGGAACCTCAGAGCTCTGAGGCGGTGGAGGTGGCGGCTGCAGCCTCCTCCGACGTCTTTGACCCCATGAAGGAGTTCAGCCGACGTCTGGAGGACATCATCAGGACCTACGGGTCTGCGTCCAGTCTCCTGGACAAACAG GGTGTTGTAGAGGCCGATGTGGAAAAGATCAAGGAGGAGGCAAAAGGTGACATCACAGTTGCCATGGACACAG AGGTCTCTCTCATCATGCAAAGCCTGAGCAAGCTCTCATCCCCAGAGGAAAAACTGGACGATCTTGTCAAGAAGTATGCTGAACTG gCGGCGATGCGACGCTGTGATGCACAGAAGCTCTGTGCTCTGCAGCAGAAGATGTCCATCCTGCTGGAGGAACGGCAGCAGCTTCAGGCCGAGCGTCGCAGCGGAGTCGCAGCTCGTGGTGAACTGGAGAGTCTGTGCAGAGACCTGCAGTCACACTACAACATGCTGAGG gAGGAGACTCTTCAGCGCTGcagggaggacgaggagaagaggagggagatcACCAGCCACTTTCAGGACATGTTGAATGAGATCCAGATTCAGATTGAGCAGCACAGCACCCGAAACGACAAACTGTGCCACGAAAACAGCAGCCTGACCGACAAACTGGAGAGCCTCATGAGCCAGTgtgagaagagggaggag AGTTTGGAGAAAATCAACAAACATCGCGACCTCCAGAACAAACTGACCGAAGCCAAACTGCAGCAGGCCAACGCTCTGCTGGCTGAGGCAGAGGAGAAAcacaagagagagaaggaatAT TTGCTTAGGGAGGCTattgacaaaacaaagaaatgcttCGCTAtgaaggagcaggagctggccatgaagaagaag CTGGCCCTCTACGCTCAAAAGTTTGATGAGTTTCAGGCAACACTGGCCAAAAGCAATGAAATCTACGTCCGATTCAAGAAGGAGATGGATAAC ATGTCCGACAAaatgaagaagatggagaaagagtCTAATCTGTGGAAGACGAGGTTTGAGAACTGCAACAAGGCTCTGACTGACATGATTCAGGAG agaacagagaaaagcaaagaGTACGACTTGTTTGTCCTGAAAATTCAGAAGCTGGAGAAGCTGTGCCGCGCCCtgcaggaagagaggaaaatCCTTTATGACAAAATCAAAGACGTCCGTCGCTCTAACACCGAGATCCCGTTCAAGGTCTTTGGCAGCTCTAAAGTTGACACCAACCCTGAGCCTAAGGATGCTGGTCAGCCTGCCCTCCTGACCTCTGAGGAGGTCCTGGAGATCGAGGAGAAGGACCCGGTCCTGACGGAGGACATGGCCCGTctgaaggaggagcaggccaAGCTGCAGGAGTTTGCCGCCTCCCTGTTGGCCACACCCAATGACcacgaagaggaggagagtaAAGAGGAAGACCCTGAAGAGGATATGGTTGCTTCAGCATTTGTCCACTTCAAAACCAAAACTCAGGTCAAAGAGGATCTGGTTCCAGTCCCTGAGCTGGTGGAAGAGGTGAAAGTTGAGCAGGTTCAGAATACAGACGTGCTCACATCGGAAGCTCCAACACCTGAGGAGAAGACAACTCCACAACTAGAAGAGGCCAAGGTACAGACACAAGCTGGAGAGGTTGGAGAGGTGCAACAAGTGAAACCTGATGAGAAGATCGAGCCTGTTGTATCAGCCCCAGAGATCCTGGAGGAGGTCCCAGTGGAGAAGGAGAGTGAGAAGCAACATCCAGCTGAACAAGAACCTTCAGGGTCTGCTCCACCTTCTGACAGCACACCTAAAACAGATGCTTCCTCCGATGCTGACTCCAAGAAGCAAGcaccaaagaaaaagaagaagaggaacagcaaGAGTGAAAGCTAA
- the txlnba gene encoding beta-taxilin isoform X2, with product MMESSVKAAEVLVPPQPNKSSSALEPQSSEAVEVAAAASSDVFDPMKEFSRRLEDIIRTYGSASSLLDKQGVVEADVEKIKEEAKGDITVAMDTEVSLIMQSLSKLSSPEEKLDDLVKKYAELAAMRRCDAQKLCALQQKMSILLEERQQLQAERRSGVAARGELESLCRDLQSHYNMLREETLQRCREDEEKRREITSHFQDMLNEIQIQIEQHSTRNDKLCHENSSLTDKLESLMSQCEKREESLEKINKHRDLQNKLTEAKLQQANALLAEAEEKHKREKEYLLVQAAEWKLQSQSYREQGTVMQAQLALYAQKFDEFQATLAKSNEIYVRFKKEMDNMSDKMKKMEKESNLWKTRFENCNKALTDMIQERTEKSKEYDLFVLKIQKLEKLCRALQEERKILYDKIKDVRRSNTEIPFKVFGSSKVDTNPEPKDAGQPALLTSEEVLEIEEKDPVLTEDMARLKEEQAKLQEFAASLLATPNDHEEEESKEEDPEEDMVASAFVHFKTKTQVKEDLVPVPELVEEVKVEQVQNTDVLTSEAPTPEEKTTPQLEEAKVQTQAGEVGEVQQVKPDEKIEPVVSAPEILEEVPVEKESEKQHPAEQEPSGSAPPSDSTPKTDASSDADSKKQAPKKKKKRNSKSES from the exons ATGATGGAGAGTTCGGTGAAAGCAGCTGAGGTGTTGGTGCCCCCCCAGCCCAACAAATCGTCCTCCGCCCTGGAACCTCAGAGCTCTGAGGCGGTGGAGGTGGCGGCTGCAGCCTCCTCCGACGTCTTTGACCCCATGAAGGAGTTCAGCCGACGTCTGGAGGACATCATCAGGACCTACGGGTCTGCGTCCAGTCTCCTGGACAAACAG GGTGTTGTAGAGGCCGATGTGGAAAAGATCAAGGAGGAGGCAAAAGGTGACATCACAGTTGCCATGGACACAG AGGTCTCTCTCATCATGCAAAGCCTGAGCAAGCTCTCATCCCCAGAGGAAAAACTGGACGATCTTGTCAAGAAGTATGCTGAACTG gCGGCGATGCGACGCTGTGATGCACAGAAGCTCTGTGCTCTGCAGCAGAAGATGTCCATCCTGCTGGAGGAACGGCAGCAGCTTCAGGCCGAGCGTCGCAGCGGAGTCGCAGCTCGTGGTGAACTGGAGAGTCTGTGCAGAGACCTGCAGTCACACTACAACATGCTGAGG gAGGAGACTCTTCAGCGCTGcagggaggacgaggagaagaggagggagatcACCAGCCACTTTCAGGACATGTTGAATGAGATCCAGATTCAGATTGAGCAGCACAGCACCCGAAACGACAAACTGTGCCACGAAAACAGCAGCCTGACCGACAAACTGGAGAGCCTCATGAGCCAGTgtgagaagagggaggag AGTTTGGAGAAAATCAACAAACATCGCGACCTCCAGAACAAACTGACCGAAGCCAAACTGCAGCAGGCCAACGCTCTGCTGGCTGAGGCAGAGGAGAAAcacaagagagagaaggaatAT TTACTGGTTCAGGCTGCTGAGTGGAAACTGCAGTCTCAGAGTTACAGAGAGCAGGGGACTGTGATGCAGGCACAG CTGGCCCTCTACGCTCAAAAGTTTGATGAGTTTCAGGCAACACTGGCCAAAAGCAATGAAATCTACGTCCGATTCAAGAAGGAGATGGATAAC ATGTCCGACAAaatgaagaagatggagaaagagtCTAATCTGTGGAAGACGAGGTTTGAGAACTGCAACAAGGCTCTGACTGACATGATTCAGGAG agaacagagaaaagcaaagaGTACGACTTGTTTGTCCTGAAAATTCAGAAGCTGGAGAAGCTGTGCCGCGCCCtgcaggaagagaggaaaatCCTTTATGACAAAATCAAAGACGTCCGTCGCTCTAACACCGAGATCCCGTTCAAGGTCTTTGGCAGCTCTAAAGTTGACACCAACCCTGAGCCTAAGGATGCTGGTCAGCCTGCCCTCCTGACCTCTGAGGAGGTCCTGGAGATCGAGGAGAAGGACCCGGTCCTGACGGAGGACATGGCCCGTctgaaggaggagcaggccaAGCTGCAGGAGTTTGCCGCCTCCCTGTTGGCCACACCCAATGACcacgaagaggaggagagtaAAGAGGAAGACCCTGAAGAGGATATGGTTGCTTCAGCATTTGTCCACTTCAAAACCAAAACTCAGGTCAAAGAGGATCTGGTTCCAGTCCCTGAGCTGGTGGAAGAGGTGAAAGTTGAGCAGGTTCAGAATACAGACGTGCTCACATCGGAAGCTCCAACACCTGAGGAGAAGACAACTCCACAACTAGAAGAGGCCAAGGTACAGACACAAGCTGGAGAGGTTGGAGAGGTGCAACAAGTGAAACCTGATGAGAAGATCGAGCCTGTTGTATCAGCCCCAGAGATCCTGGAGGAGGTCCCAGTGGAGAAGGAGAGTGAGAAGCAACATCCAGCTGAACAAGAACCTTCAGGGTCTGCTCCACCTTCTGACAGCACACCTAAAACAGATGCTTCCTCCGATGCTGACTCCAAGAAGCAAGcaccaaagaaaaagaagaagaggaacagcaaGAGTGAAAGCTAA
- the LOC124998763 gene encoding LOW QUALITY PROTEIN: solute carrier family 35 member D3 (The sequence of the model RefSeq protein was modified relative to this genomic sequence to represent the inferred CDS: inserted 1 base in 1 codon), with product MDVFKTRLLGISVAVAHGVFSGSLNILLKFLISNYHFGFLTLIQFLTSSTAALTLETLRRLGRINIPPFSLQLSKEFASVCVLSTLQSTLTLWSLRGLSLPMYVVFKRCLPLFTLSIGVCVLRNGVPSXGVVTAVIITTGGAALAGAGDLTGDPFGYITGVLAVIIHASYLVLIQKTSLDSEYGPLTAQYAIAIMASPVLLVCSLISMDAIHMWSYEGWKDPHITVIFVLCIFIGCAMNFTTLHCTYINSAVTTSFVGVVKSIATITVGMLAFSDVAPTGLFIGGVVVNTIGSITYCVVKYYETKKKSAYEDLEEAGKDGTLPGEPYQEKPPVNGTGPAPDPESDLGHVDTEGLVQDEAEAHAPNGELWTGDGGQGDGEGGVNSRVMTEKEALEMQREHLHKESAPSGQSISDSYVGVWRSIRHLQFMKKDPLIDNMEQQSP from the exons ATGGACGTATTCAAGACCCGGCTGTTGGGGATTTCCGTGGCCGTGGCGCACGGCGTCTTCTCCGGATCCCTGAACATCTTACTCAAGTTCCTCATCAGTAATTATCACTTCGGCTTCCTGACGCTCATCCAGTTCCTGACCAGCAGCACCGCGGCGCTCACCCTGGAGACCCTGAGACGTCTGGGGAGGATCAACATCCCGCCCTTCAGCCTGCAGCTCTCCAAG gagTTTGCGTCGGTGTGCGTCCTCTCCACGCTGCAGTCCACCCTGACCCTGTGGTCCCTGCGTGGCCTCAGCCTCCCCATGTACGTGGTGTTCAAGCGCTGCCTCCCGCTCTTCACCCTCAGCATCGGCGTGTGCGTCCTGAGGAACGGCGTGCCGT TCGGCGTGGTGACCGCCGTCATCATCACCACCGGAGGAGCAGCGCTGGCTG GTGCTGGCGACCTCACAGGAGACCCCTTCGGTTACATCACCGGCGTCTTGGCGGTGATCATCCACGCCTCCtacctggttctgatccagaaAACTAGTCTGGACAGCGAGTACGGACCACTCACTGCTCAGTACGCCATCGCCATCATGGCCTCACCG GTGCTGCTGGTGTGCTCCCTCATCTCCATGGACGCCATCCACATGTGGTCCTACGAGGGCTGGAAGGACCCGCACATCACCGTCATCTTCGTCCTCTGCATCTTCATCGGCTGCGCCATGAACTTCACCACGCTGCACTGCACCTACATCAACTCGGCCGTCACCACCAGCTTCGTGGGCGTGGTCAAGAGCATCGCCACCATCACCGTCGGCATGCTGGCGTTCAGCGACGTCGCCCCCACCGGGCTGTTCATCGGCGGCGTGGTGGTGAACACCATCGGCTCCATCACCTACTGCGTGGTCAAATACTATGAGACCAAGAAGAAGAGCGCGTACGAGGATCTGGAGGAGGCGGGGAAGGACGGCACGCTGCCTGGCGAGCCTTATCAGGAGAAACCACCTGTGAACGGCACCGGGCCCGCCCCCGATCCAGAATCCGATCTGGGACACGTGGACACGGAGGGTTTGGTGCAGGACGAGGCGGAGGCTCATGCTCCTAACGGGGAGTTGTGGACAGGAGACGGTGGACAAGGAGACGGAGAAGGAGGCGTGAATTCTCGCGTCATGACGGAAAAAGAGGCGCTGGAGATGCAGAGGGAGCACCTCCACAAGGAGAGCGCCCCCTCTGGTCAGTCGATAAGTGACAGCTACGTAGGGGTGTGGAGGTCCATCAGACACCTGCAGTTCATGAAGAAAGACCCTTTGATCGACAACATGGAGCAGCAGAGTCCCTGA